In one window of Arctopsyche grandis isolate Sample6627 chromosome 6, ASM5162203v2, whole genome shotgun sequence DNA:
- the LOC143913325 gene encoding luciferin sulfotransferase-like, with the protein MKTKTASITYKELDKETAEKLDKMFQKKNSMIEVNPSKAILPTAFRLIGEDILKLPIHESDVWLCSYPRTGSTWAQEMVWLIGHDLDYEGAKALQQIRCPLVELTSIIIDNHPNWHEESIKGTSVDLVRYNIPHPRYVRSHLPWDILPSDLTREDNSVKAKIIYTARNPKDMCVSFYHYCTLVHYLKATFEEFCEIFLNGTGPFGPVWNHILGFWSRRDDPNVLFIKYEDMKRDLPSIIRKAAAFLDKQVTDEQIGKLCEHLSFKSMKNNPAVNLEPIIEKTNGKSYLEQTKLRFIRKGEIGDWKNHMSEEMSQRFDDWSSKHLEGTGLNFD; encoded by the exons atgaagacaAAGACTGCAAGCATTACTTATAAAGAGTTGGATAAAGAAACAGCTGAAAAGTTGgataaaatgtttcaaaagaAAAACAGCATGATTGAAGTGAATCCGTCAAAAGCAATCCTTCCTACAGCATTTCGGTTAATAGGAGAAGACATTTTAAAACTTCCAATCCACGAAAGCGACGTGTGGCTTTGCTCATATCCCAGAACAG gatCAACGTGGGCTCAGGAGATGGTATGGTTGATTGGCCATGATCTTGATTATGAAGGTGCCAAAGCGTTACAACAG ATTCGCTGTCCACTAGTAGAATTGACATCCATTATAATAGACAATCACCCCAATTGGCACGAAGAATCTATCAAAGGAACATCAGTCGACTTGGTTAGGTATAATATACCACATCCAAGATATGTCAGAAGCCATCTTCCTTGGGATATTCTACCCTCAGATTTAACTCGCGAGGACAACAGTGTAAAAGCTAAG ataatttacaCTGCCAGAAATCCAAAAGATATGTGCGTGTctttttatcattactgtacTCTGGTTCACTATTTGAAAGcaacatttgaagaattctgtgaaatatttttgaatggaACTGGTCCATTTGGACCCGTTTGGAATCATATTTTAG GTTTTTGGTCGAGAAGAGACGATCCGAATGtgctatttataaaatatgaagatatgAAAAGAGATTTACCGAGTATTATACGTAAAGCAGCTGCTTTCTTGGATAAACAGGTGACCGATGAGCAAATAGGAAAGCTTTGTGAACACTTATCCTTTAAGAGCATGAAAAACAATCCCGCTGTTAATTTAGAACCTATAATCGAAAAGACCAACGGAAAAAGTTACTTAGAACAAACTAAGTTAAGATTTATTAGGAAAGGAGAGATCGGAGACTGGAAAAATCATATGTCTGAGGAAATGTCGCAAAGATTTGATGACTGGTCATCGAAGCATTTGGAAGGAACTGGGTTAAATTTTGACtaa
- the m-cup gene encoding ankyrin repeat protein mann-cup encodes MAPEGGGGGVSGGGGGGGGGGGGGGGGAESARLRDSLFMELLSECRLSAPGARLNAKLRTALEKFPFTVRKEIASREKDRCTPLFIACKRGNVEIVEYLIVVCGVDVEQRGLYEVTDDRSVHYVTPLWCAAVSGKVDVIRCLVKNGANVNAESDSGSTPVRSACFMTHLDIVRFLVKNGADIRKPNFNGGTCLINSVQSVVLCKFLLENGADVNATDIQNKTALHYAIQEHRKETTKLLLDHGADPYALSRSGDDALQTACLKGATQIFILLLQRIPYSDERLADAHELLGSTMLDDFNDSIFSMEHWRISNNLRRKGNSYLAKRPVLPPRPAYRNVVEFTSEAELEAIATDIDAMRIQSLLICERILGVSHKDTVFRLMFRGAAYADALRYQRCIDLWVWALQIRIEKDSILYADSCYSAQALVKIMIDLNLGHLNAVANDYHNSKLPRFCDVVQVFTLLMYNMRDTRAILDIRPFYKKQSEMFDKTLKCITHLIYLLIETANTPEEKSEVIELVSELVQLNIRSASKGDTLLHLSVSSLNVIKSTYFQEDMEARKIFPHYSVVKTLLDCGSNVNAKNESKSTPLHVACIPYNYSPKLTHLLLSYGAHVDQPNKFGDSPAFLISKNLRTDVHLLKYVSLKCLASHTVIANHIPYDNGRIPATLVDFVKFHEP; translated from the exons ATGGCTCCTGAGGGGGGCGGCGGCGGAGTgagcgggggcgggggcggaggcggcgggggcggcgggggcgggggcggaggcgccgAGTCGGCCCGCCTGAGAGACTCCCTGTTCATGGAACTGCTCTCCGAGTGTCGCCTCTCAGCCCCAGGGGCTCGTCTTAACGCCAAGTTGCGTACAGCTTTGGAGAA GTTTCCCTTTACAGTACGAAAAGAAATCGCCAGTCGCGAGAAAGATCGATGCACACCGCTGTTTATCGCCTGCAAGAGGGGAAATGTGGAAATTGTCGAATATCTAATCGTTGTTTGTGGCGTTGATGTAGAACAACGAGGTCTCTATGAAGTAACCGACGATAG ATCAGTCCATTATGTCACTCCTTTGTGGTGTGCTGCCGTTTCCGGAAAGGTAGATGTGATTCGGTGTCTGGTAAAAAATGGAGCAAATGTAAATGCCGAGTCCGACTCTGGATCTACACCAGTGCGAAGTGCTTGTTTTATGACGCATTTAGATATCG TACGATTTTTGGTCAAGAACGGTGCGGATATAAGAAAGCCAAATTTTAACGGTGGAACCTGTCTGATTAATTCAGTACAATCTGTCGTATTATGCAAGTTTCTATTGGAGAACGGTGCGGACGTAAATGCAACGgacattcaaaataaaactgCTCTTCATTACGCTATTCAAGAACACag AAAAGAAACAACAAAGCTGCTGTTAGATCATGGTGCTGATCCATATGCTCTGTCAAGATCTGGCGATGATGCTTTACAAACTGCTTGTTTGAAAGGTGCCACACAAATATTCATATTGTTACTGCAAAGGATTCCATACTCGGATGAACGCTTGGCAGATGCTCACGAATTACTCg GTTCTACCATGTTAGATGATTTTAATGATTCGATATTTTCTATGGAACACTGGAGAATATCGAACAATCTCCGACGCAAAGGAAATAGCTATTTAG CTAAACGACCTGTGCTACCTCCTAGGCCAGCTTATAGAAATGTTGTAGAATTCACATCGGAAGCAGAATTAGAAGCAATAGCGACAGACATTGATGCGATGCGTATTCAGTCGTTGTTAATATGTGAGAGGATCTTGGGAGTTTCTCACAAAGACACTGTATTTAGATTGATGTTTAG GGGTGCCGCCTATGCTGATGCATTGAGATATCAAAGATGTATCGATTTATGGGTGTGGGCTTTACAAATTAGGATAGAAAAAGATTCAATATTGTATGCTG atTCATGCTATTCCGCTCAAGCCCTCGTTAAAATAATGATAGATCTAAATCTCGGTCATTTGAATGCTGTTGCTAACGATTATCACAATAGCAAACTGCCGAGGTTTTGTGATGTCGTCCAAGTTTTCACTCTATTGATGTACAACATGAGag ATACACGTGCAATATTAGATATACGGCCATTTTACAAGAAACAGTCTGAAATGTTTGACAAAACGTTAAAATGCATTACTCATTTGATATATTTACTCATTGAAACAGCCAATACACCAGAAGAAAAAAGTGaa gTAATAGAACTTGTATCAGAATTAGTGCAGTTGAATATTAGAAGTGCATCCAAAGGCGATACATTACTCCATTTATCAGTATCTAGCTTGAATGTGATAAAAAGTACATACTTTCAGGAAGATATGGAAGCAAgg aaaattttTCCACATTATTCGGTAGTGAAAACGTTACTTGACTGTGGCTCTAACGTAAATGCTAAGAACGAATCGAAGTCTACACCATTACACGTGGCTTGTATTCCTTATAACTATTCACCAAAA CTCACACATTTGCTATTATCGTATGGGGCGCACGTCGATCAGCCCAATAAATTTGGGGATTCACCTGCATTTTTAATATCGAAAAATTTGCGCACCGACGTCCATTTGCTCAAATACGTTTCTTTGAAATGTTTGGCTTCACATACAGTCATAGCAAATCATATACCATATGACAATGGAAGAATTCCAGCAACACTTGTTGATTTCGTCAAGTTTCATGAACCTTAA
- the LOC143913324 gene encoding luciferin sulfotransferase-like isoform X3 yields the protein MTVHHDDVWICSFPKCGTTWTQEMVWLLGHNFDYEKAKEFLPARFPFLEHTPLFDYRGFHRKFPDFDVPPYVNNSVQFINNMSNPRFIKSHLPYDLLPEQISLNTGKSKIIYVWRNVKDCLISYYHHCILLEGYKGNFDNFYKMFLANKVGYAPFWAHVLGFWKRRDQENILFLRYEDMKADLPSVIRRVASFLGKPCSEEQLLKLADHLSFENMKKNPAVNYEPVCEMNKKLGLINAEGSFMRSGTVGGYKTYLTQEQIGEIDKWTEKCLEGTGFSP from the exons ATGACTGTACATCACGATGATGTGTGGATATGTAGTTTTCCCAAATGCG gaaCTACATGGACCCAAGAAATGGTTTGGCTGCTTGGACATAATTTCGATTACGAAAAAGCTAAAGAATTCCTACCAGCAAGATTTCCATTTTTaga acacacacctTTGTTCGATTATCGTGGGTTTCATCGCAAATTTCCCGATTTTGATGTACCTCCATATGTCAATAATTCAGTGCAGTTCATAAACAACATGTCAAATCCAAGATTCATCAAATCTCATCTACCATACGACTTGCTTCCGGAACAAATTTCATTAAACACTGGAAAATCTAAG ATTATTTATGTATGGAGGAACGTGAAGGACTGCTTGATTTCGTATTATCATCATTGCATACTTTTGGAGGGTTATAAAggaaattttgataatttttataaaatgttcctAGCAAACAAGG TTGGATATGCTCCATTCTGGGCACATGTGCTTGGATTTTGGAAGAGACGGGACCAAGAAAACATACTATTTTTGAGATATGAAGACATGAAGGCCGATTTGCCCAGTGTTATCAGAAGGGTAGCATCGTTTTTGGGTAAACCTTGTTCTGAAGAACAGTTACTGAAGCTGGCGGATCATTTgagttttgaaaatatgaagaaaaaccCAGCTGTTAACTACGAGCCGGTATGTGAAATGAATAAGAAGCTTGGGCTGATAAATGCTGAAGGCAGTTTCATGAGATCGGGTACTGTTGGTGGTTATAAAACATACTTGACTCAAGAGCAAATTGGGGAAATCGACAAATGGACGGAAAAGTGTCTTGAAGGCACTGGATTCAGTccttaa